One genomic window of Nitrospirota bacterium includes the following:
- a CDS encoding radical SAM protein: MITEFAPKWIAWEITRRCNLRCVHCRSSSEAEVQGHPDFSTEEAFRILDDIASYAKPVVVLSGGEPLVRRDVFDIARYGTEKGLRMCMATNGLLVTEEVCGKIKDSGIRIVSLSLDGSTAEVHDDFRSQRGAFEATINAARLFREHGIEFIINSSFTKRNQEEIPRVHRLARELGATAWYMFMIVPTGRGEDIMSELISREDYEEILEWHYEMEKEEPDMLVRPTCAPQYYRIQLQKAKEEGERVKRRTLKFSTGGAKGCIAGQLICLIDVDGNVLPCSYFPKSAGNLRERSFKDIWENAELFRHLRDFKSYKGRCGSCEYINVCGGCRARAYAVTGDYLEEEPFCGYVPVKLRKKLVKEK, from the coding sequence ATGATAACGGAATTTGCCCCCAAATGGATTGCCTGGGAGATTACGCGCCGGTGTAACCTGCGGTGCGTGCACTGCCGCTCCTCCTCGGAGGCGGAGGTCCAGGGGCACCCGGACTTCTCCACCGAGGAGGCCTTCCGCATCCTCGATGACATCGCCTCCTATGCCAAGCCCGTGGTGGTCCTCTCCGGCGGGGAGCCCCTGGTGCGCCGGGACGTCTTCGACATAGCCCGCTACGGCACGGAGAAGGGCTTGAGGATGTGCATGGCCACCAACGGCCTCCTGGTGACGGAGGAGGTCTGCGGGAAGATAAAGGACTCCGGCATACGCATCGTCTCGCTGAGCCTGGACGGCTCCACCGCGGAGGTCCACGACGACTTCCGGAGCCAGAGGGGGGCCTTCGAGGCCACCATCAACGCCGCCCGGCTCTTCAGGGAACACGGCATAGAGTTCATCATCAACTCCTCCTTCACCAAGCGGAACCAGGAGGAGATTCCCCGCGTCCACCGCCTGGCCAGGGAGCTGGGGGCCACGGCCTGGTACATGTTCATGATTGTGCCCACGGGCCGGGGCGAGGACATCATGAGCGAGCTCATCTCCAGGGAGGACTACGAAGAGATACTGGAGTGGCATTACGAGATGGAGAAGGAAGAGCCCGACATGCTCGTGCGCCCTACCTGCGCCCCGCAGTACTACCGCATCCAGTTGCAGAAGGCCAAGGAGGAGGGAGAGCGGGTCAAGCGGCGTACCCTGAAGTTCTCCACCGGGGGGGCCAAGGGCTGCATCGCCGGTCAGCTCATCTGCCTCATCGACGTCGACGGCAACGTGCTGCCCTGCAGCTACTTCCCCAAGTCCGCCGGCAACCTGCGGGAGCGGTCCTTCAAGGACATCTGGGAGAACGCGGAGCTTTTCCGCCACCTGCGCGACTTCAAGAGCTACAAGGGCCGGTGCGGCTCCTGCGAGTACATAAACGTCTGCGGGGGGTGCCGCGCCCGGGCCTATGCCGTCACCGGAGACTATCTCGAAGAGGAGCCTTTCTGCGGCTACGTGCCCGTGAAGCTTCGGAAGAAGCTGGTCAAGGAGAAATAG
- the hemG gene encoding protoporphyrinogen oxidase: protein MALRLLIAGGGISGLSLAYLLRGRSDLDIMLLEAEERPGGKIWSDRADGFLCEWGVNGFLDNKPKTLELASLLSLEPLRSSDLARKRYIYSGGSLKRLPETPPAFLRTGLMSPASKLRIALEPFIPRGRKEDESLADFARRRLGREALENFIDPMASGIYAGDPEVLSLKSCFPRIHEMEQQYGSLIKAMIKLTAKRRKSVGAGPGGTLTSFRDGMQALIDALHGALGGVVHTKSRAVSIERLSGGYALTLSDGSRLEADAVVLAVPAHQGAGILRDLEPGVAGVLEDIPYPAVTVLCTGFRRENVQGDLGAFGFLVPYREKRKILGTLYDSSVFENRAPEGHVLLRTMVGGQRAPELALQEDAKLLDMVLSELKGVLTIRGEPDLVRIYRHEQAIPQYTLGHQERCRAVEAVTERHPGLYITGNAFGGISVNDCIANSYRLAEKIVAEVL, encoded by the coding sequence GTGGCTCTGAGGCTCCTCATCGCCGGCGGCGGCATATCGGGCCTCTCTCTGGCGTATCTCCTGAGGGGCCGGAGCGACCTGGACATCATGCTCCTGGAGGCCGAGGAGCGCCCCGGGGGCAAGATATGGTCGGACAGGGCCGACGGTTTCCTCTGCGAGTGGGGCGTAAACGGCTTCCTCGACAACAAGCCCAAGACCCTGGAGCTTGCCTCTCTCCTGTCCCTGGAGCCCCTGAGAAGCTCCGACCTGGCCCGGAAGCGCTACATCTACTCCGGCGGCTCCCTCAAGCGCCTGCCCGAAACTCCCCCGGCCTTCCTGCGCACGGGCCTCATGAGCCCGGCGAGCAAGCTCCGCATAGCGCTGGAGCCCTTCATCCCGCGGGGGAGAAAGGAGGACGAGTCCCTGGCCGACTTCGCCCGCAGGCGGCTGGGGAGGGAGGCCCTGGAGAACTTCATCGACCCCATGGCCTCGGGCATCTATGCCGGAGACCCCGAGGTCCTGAGCTTGAAGAGCTGTTTCCCGCGCATCCACGAGATGGAGCAGCAGTACGGGAGCCTCATCAAGGCCATGATAAAGCTTACCGCCAAGCGGAGGAAGTCCGTGGGGGCCGGCCCGGGAGGGACGCTGACCTCTTTCCGGGACGGCATGCAGGCCCTGATAGACGCCCTCCACGGCGCCCTGGGAGGCGTGGTGCACACGAAAAGCAGGGCCGTGAGCATCGAGAGGCTCTCCGGCGGCTACGCCCTCACCCTTTCGGACGGCTCCCGGCTGGAGGCCGACGCGGTGGTCCTGGCCGTTCCGGCCCACCAGGGGGCGGGCATCCTGAGGGACCTGGAGCCCGGGGTGGCGGGCGTCCTGGAGGACATACCCTATCCCGCCGTCACGGTGCTCTGCACGGGGTTCAGGCGGGAGAACGTGCAGGGGGACCTCGGGGCCTTCGGGTTTCTGGTCCCCTACCGGGAGAAAAGGAAGATCCTGGGCACCCTTTATGACTCCAGCGTCTTCGAAAACAGGGCCCCCGAGGGCCACGTGCTTTTAAGGACCATGGTGGGGGGCCAGAGGGCGCCGGAGCTGGCCCTTCAGGAGGACGCGAAGCTCCTGGACATGGTGCTCTCGGAGCTCAAGGGCGTCCTCACCATCCGGGGGGAGCCCGACCTGGTGCGCATTTACAGGCATGAGCAGGCCATCCCCCAGTACACGCTGGGGCACCAGGAGCGGTGCCGGGCCGTGGAGGCCGTGACGGAGCGCCACCCGGGCCTTTATATCACGGGGAACGCCTTCGGCGGGATAAGCGTCAATGACTGCATCGCGAACTCTTATCGGCTCGCGGAGAAAATAGTGGCGGAGGTGTTGTGA
- the hemH gene encoding ferrochelatase → MIGVVLLNLGGPDSLQAVRPFLYNLFSDRKIIRLGPRFMQRPLAWLISTLKAPRSRKWYGLIGGASPLPEITAAQARALEEKLRGRGNFRVYVGMRYWKPFIGEAVARAERDGVRKLISLTLYPHYSVATTGSSEDALREALAGREMDWAAVSSFHEHPLYIEALAGLIRKELRDETEVLFSAHSLPVSLIEAGDPYVKHITGTIRALEEKLGVRGHLGYQSRTGPVEWLEPSTEEVLKTLAGGGARDVLLVPISFVSDHIETLYEIDILYRGMAEKLGLRARRTESLNTHPLFISALEDLVTAKAREVGWL, encoded by the coding sequence GTGATTGGGGTCGTCCTTCTGAACCTGGGAGGGCCGGACTCCCTGCAGGCCGTAAGGCCTTTTCTTTACAATCTTTTCTCGGACAGAAAGATCATCAGGCTCGGGCCGCGCTTCATGCAGAGGCCCCTGGCCTGGCTCATCTCCACGCTGAAGGCCCCCCGGTCCCGCAAGTGGTACGGCCTCATCGGCGGGGCCTCGCCCCTGCCGGAGATTACCGCGGCCCAGGCCCGGGCCCTGGAGGAAAAGCTGCGCGGCCGAGGGAACTTCCGGGTCTACGTGGGCATGCGCTACTGGAAGCCCTTCATCGGGGAGGCGGTCGCCCGGGCCGAGCGCGACGGCGTCAGAAAACTCATCTCCCTCACCCTCTACCCCCATTACTCCGTGGCCACCACGGGCTCTTCGGAGGACGCCCTCCGGGAGGCCCTCGCGGGCAGGGAGATGGACTGGGCCGCCGTGTCTTCCTTCCATGAGCATCCCCTGTACATCGAGGCCCTGGCCGGGCTCATCCGGAAGGAGCTGCGGGACGAAACCGAGGTCCTCTTCAGCGCCCACAGCCTGCCGGTGAGCCTCATCGAGGCCGGCGACCCCTATGTGAAGCACATCACGGGGACCATCCGGGCGCTCGAGGAGAAGCTGGGCGTGAGGGGACACCTGGGGTATCAGTCGCGCACGGGCCCGGTCGAGTGGCTTGAGCCCAGCACCGAGGAGGTCCTGAAGACCCTGGCCGGGGGCGGCGCCAGGGACGTTCTGCTCGTGCCCATCAGCTTTGTCTCGGACCATATTGAGACTCTGTACGAAATTGATATACTATATAGAGGCATGGCGGAGAAACTCGGCCTGCGCGCGAGGAGGACCGAGTCGCTGAACACGCATCCACTGTTCATCAGTGCTCTTGAGGACCTCGTTACTGCCAAGGCCAGGGAGGTGGGGTGGCTCTGA
- a CDS encoding DUF465 domain-containing protein, translating into MTENEIAEVLGRENEEFRKVFDEHRNLKEKISRINRRVYLTPEEEHEKKTLQKVKLQMKDRMADFIRQYKVAHS; encoded by the coding sequence TTGACGGAGAACGAAATCGCAGAGGTCCTCGGGAGGGAGAATGAGGAGTTCCGGAAGGTCTTCGATGAGCACCGCAACCTGAAGGAGAAAATCTCCCGGATAAACAGGCGGGTCTACCTCACTCCCGAGGAAGAGCACGAAAAGAAGACCCTTCAGAAAGTAAAACTTCAAATGAAAGACCGGATGGCCGATTTCATCCGTCAATACAAGGTGGCGCAT
- the hemE gene encoding uroporphyrinogen decarboxylase, which translates to MNDTFLKACRGEDVPYTPVWLMRQAGRYMPEYQEVRSQVDFLTLCRTPELAAKVTLQPVDRLGVDAAILFSDILVVAEAMGMKVEFHEKRGPVLADPVRTRSRLERLAVPEPEDDLGYVLETIRILRPRLEDKVPLIGFSGAPFTLSTYMIEGGSSKNFLATKRMMYGDPVLYHDLMERITAAVEAYLQAQIRAGAQAVQIFDSWAGVLCPADFVEFELPYVKRIVKALKKEGVPVIYFVNNCAAILREAKKAGADVLGIDWRIDMKEAVKVIGKRPAVQGNLDPCALFLPREKLRERVRDILEKGRAAKGHIFNLGHGILPETPVEQAQALVEAVHELSGRG; encoded by the coding sequence ATGAACGACACCTTTCTCAAGGCCTGCCGCGGTGAGGACGTGCCCTACACCCCCGTGTGGCTCATGCGGCAGGCCGGCCGCTACATGCCCGAGTACCAGGAAGTCCGCAGCCAGGTGGACTTCCTCACCCTGTGCAGGACGCCGGAGCTGGCCGCCAAGGTGACCCTTCAGCCCGTGGACCGCCTGGGCGTGGACGCCGCCATCCTCTTCAGCGACATCCTGGTGGTGGCGGAGGCCATGGGCATGAAGGTGGAGTTTCACGAGAAGCGCGGCCCCGTCCTGGCCGACCCCGTCCGCACCCGCTCGCGCCTGGAGCGCCTGGCCGTGCCGGAGCCGGAGGACGACCTGGGCTACGTGCTGGAGACCATCAGGATACTGCGCCCGAGGCTTGAGGACAAGGTGCCCCTCATCGGCTTCTCCGGGGCCCCCTTCACCCTGTCGACCTACATGATAGAAGGCGGAAGCTCCAAGAACTTCCTGGCCACCAAGCGCATGATGTACGGCGACCCGGTTTTGTACCACGACCTCATGGAGCGCATCACCGCGGCGGTGGAGGCGTATCTTCAGGCACAGATACGCGCCGGCGCGCAGGCCGTGCAGATTTTCGACTCCTGGGCGGGCGTGCTCTGCCCCGCGGATTTCGTGGAGTTCGAGCTTCCCTACGTAAAGAGAATCGTCAAGGCCCTCAAGAAAGAGGGCGTGCCCGTCATCTACTTCGTCAACAACTGCGCGGCCATCCTCCGGGAGGCCAAGAAAGCGGGGGCCGACGTCCTGGGCATAGACTGGCGCATCGACATGAAGGAGGCCGTCAAGGTAATCGGCAAGCGTCCCGCCGTGCAGGGCAACCTGGACCCCTGCGCCCTGTTCCTCCCCCGGGAGAAGCTCCGGGAGCGGGTTCGGGATATCCTTGAGAAGGGCAGGGCCGCCAAGGGACACATCTTCAACCTCGGGCACGGCATTCTCCCGGAAACCCCGGTGGAGCAGGCCCAGGCCCTGGTCGAGGCCGTGCACGAGCTGAGCGGCAGAGGGTAA